In a single window of the Gossypium hirsutum isolate 1008001.06 chromosome D02, Gossypium_hirsutum_v2.1, whole genome shotgun sequence genome:
- the LOC107908416 gene encoding uncharacterized protein — translation MGQAFRRATGRLRSMDQSQPTKPRRPLGPTDEQKISRVSQHENLDHASVARSNPENVLEERDPKYDAMLSQMVGRISAKPGGKLEMGEAFVAENPSRPLPKLRNTTVESGRYEERPAPPGTLNVKQLRHIMLLHQGKADDHEGPMDVNQIAEKFKLDVAQVQTILQFISIPPEDNTKPEKH, via the exons ATGGGTCAGGCATTTCGCCGAGCGACTGGTAGGCTTCGATCGATGGACCAATCTCAACCCACAAAACCAAGAAGACCTTTGGGTCCCACCGATGAACAGAAGATATCCAGAGTTTCACAGCATGAAAATCTTGATCATG CAAGTGTTGCAAGAAGCAATCCTGAGAATGTATTGGAAGAAAGAGATCCCAAGTATGATGCAATGCTAAGTCAAATGGTCGGTAGGATTTCAGCTAAGCCTGGTGGCAAACTTGAGATGGGTGAG GCTTTTGTGGCTGAAAATCCTAGCAGGCCTTTGCCAAAATTGCGGAACACAACGGTTGAGTCAGGAAGATATGAAGAAAGGCCTGCACCTCCGGGAACCTTGAATGTGAAACAGCTACGTCACATCATGCTTTTACATCAGGGCAAGGCCGATGATCATGAAGGTCCTATGGATGTTAACCAGATTGCGGAGAAGTTCAAACTGGATGTTGCTCAGGTCCAAACGATCCTGCAATTCATATCCATTCCCCCAGAGGACAACACTAAACCGGAAAAACACTAA
- the LOC107908415 gene encoding mitochondrial thiamine diphosphate carrier 2: protein MEEPGQLKRALLDASAGAIAGGISRTVTSPLDVIKIRFQVQLEPTASWALIRRDLSGSSKYTGMFQATKEIFREEGLPGFWRGNVPALLMVMPYTAIQFAVLHKLKTFVSGSSKTADHINLSPYLSYISGALAGCAATLGSYPFDLLRTILASQGEPKIYPNMRSATFDILRTRGFRGLYAGLSPTLVEIIPYAGLQFGTYDTFKRWCMAWNNLRSSSISSTTGDSLSSFQLFICGLAAGTCAKLVCHPLDVVKKRFQIEGLQRHPKYGARVEQRAYRNLFDALHRILKSEGWHGLYKGIVPSTIKAAPAGAVTFVAYEFTSDWLESIFTST, encoded by the exons ATGGAAGAGCCAGGGCAATTAAAAAGGGCATTACTTGATGCTAGTGCAGGCGCCATTGCTGGTGGCATTTCCCGGACGGTTACTTCTCCTCTTGATGTTATTAAGATAAGATTCCAG GTTCAATTGGAGCCAACAGCTTCTTGGGCTTTGATTCGGAGAGATCTTTCCGGATCATCAAAATACACTGGAATGTTTCAAGCAACAAAGGAGATATTCAGGGAAGAGGGTTTACCG GGTTTTTGGCGTGGTAATGTCCCAGCTTTACTTATGGTTATGCCATATACTGCCATACAATTTGCAGTTCTACACAAATTGAAAACATTTGTTTCTGGTTCTTCCAAGACAG CTGATCACATTAATTTAAGCCCCTACCTTTCTTACATCAGCGGTGCCTTAGCAGGGTGTGCAGCTACTCTTGGATCTTATCCTTTTGATCTTCTGCGGACTATATTAGCTTCACAAGGTGAACCTAAG ATTTATCCCAACATGAGATCAGCAACTTTTGATATACTTAGAACTCGTGGCTTCAGAGGATTGTATGCTGGGTTGTCACCAACACTGGTTGAGATCATTCCTTATGCTGGCTTGCAATTTGGAACATATGATACGTTTAAGCGTTGGTGCATG GCTTGGAACAACTTGAGATCTTCCAGTATAAGCTCAACCACGGGTGATAGcctttcaagttttcaactttTCATTTGTGGCCTAGCAGCTGGCACATGTGCAAAACTCGTATGTCATCCGCTTGATGTAGTCAAGAAAAGATTCCAG ATTGAAGGACTACAGCGGCACCCAAAGTACGGTGCTCGAGTAGAACAGCGTGCTTATAGGAACTTGTTTGATGCCTTACATCGGATTTTGAAGTCAGAGGGTTGGCATGGTCTTTATAAGGGAATTGTTCCATCAACAATCAAAGCTGCACCAGCTGGTGCTGTAACATTTGTGGCTTACGAGTTTACATCAGATTGGTTAGAGTCCATTTTTACTTCAACCTAA